The following proteins come from a genomic window of Alicyclobacillus dauci:
- a CDS encoding bifunctional YncE family protein/alkaline phosphatase family protein translates to MGFLRKRKFLIAGATLGAVLVGTGSIYAAVGGDPFGTSLVGRQSNGSVLTDVNQLVTPAGKQLEFGGNPISVAVRPDGKTAVVLNGRNDYGGNGLNIVDLATGKLIDTNFSLNLSHMWGLTYSPDGNTLYATGSSGSTGKIVVMSVAGDGTPTVKNTISLPAASVGGNINPLDITNGPGGKTLLVALNRDNSLGVIDAGTGQLTARIPVGNAPTSVQVVGNTAYVTNQGGRKAQAGDTTVDSSGTPVVASNEGATTTGTVSVVDLTTNTVTKTIPVGVQPERMTVSGRYLFVTNTNSDTVSVIDTDSNSVVQTIEIKPYPNAPKGSAPNAIKMINDDQLVVSLGRDNALAVYRWNGPSKEPQLEGLVPTAWFPVDIQSDPANKRLLVANADGVGSLGPTRTSTIQGITATGHSSYAQEGSLSLVPFMSTKDLVQGTEQVYADNNWFGLKNLNAKPRQHQKPVAMPERIGEPSTIKHVFYIIKENRTYDQVLGDLGRGNGDPALTQFGQTVTPNLHKLADTFPLLDNFYTSGIQSASGHQWVMQGTNTDYEDKETDTGNVRSYPGGAGDSMAYAPTGHLWDDALKHNVSVINFGEDTTQFSGPEPFGTWTDWYNDYLKLSGQQQGALHVPVGDYQATSDIPSLNPITYKPFPTFNTSIPDQYRYEIFKQKFDQYVKDNNLPQLTTMWVMDDHTSGTTTGLPTPEAAVADNDLAVGKIVDLISHSPYWKDSVIFVTEDDAQNGLDHVDGHREPAYVISPWVKRGVVDSHYWTVINMVRSIEQILGLPPMNQNDAAAAPMSEIFTDKPDFTPYNFVPNQIPLTTLNGDPNSNQPALAQTTNVTSQTKELARLWTTWSNQYKASLSGKNPKPDIANANMENHDIWYETKGFDKPYPGDTKVLTPAQVAAQPQSKAPSPADND, encoded by the coding sequence GTGGGTTTCTTGAGAAAAAGGAAGTTTCTGATTGCCGGAGCGACTTTGGGTGCTGTACTCGTTGGTACGGGGAGTATTTACGCAGCTGTGGGCGGTGATCCGTTCGGGACCAGCCTGGTTGGTCGCCAATCGAATGGCTCTGTACTGACAGATGTGAATCAACTCGTCACGCCAGCTGGGAAGCAGTTGGAATTTGGGGGAAATCCGATTTCCGTTGCTGTTCGCCCGGATGGGAAAACCGCTGTTGTGTTGAATGGCAGAAATGATTACGGTGGCAACGGGCTGAACATTGTTGATTTGGCGACAGGGAAGCTGATTGATACGAATTTTTCCCTCAACCTATCCCATATGTGGGGCCTGACCTATTCACCTGATGGAAACACGCTGTATGCAACCGGCTCATCTGGCTCGACGGGCAAAATTGTTGTGATGTCGGTAGCTGGTGATGGAACGCCGACTGTGAAAAACACGATTTCCCTTCCGGCTGCAAGTGTCGGTGGAAACATCAATCCACTGGACATCACGAATGGGCCCGGAGGAAAAACGCTGTTGGTCGCACTCAACCGGGACAACAGCCTTGGCGTGATCGACGCGGGGACGGGGCAACTGACGGCCAGAATTCCGGTTGGGAATGCTCCGACCAGTGTGCAAGTCGTTGGCAATACCGCTTATGTGACCAACCAAGGTGGGCGTAAGGCCCAGGCTGGCGACACCACGGTAGACTCCTCCGGCACGCCTGTTGTCGCTAGCAATGAAGGTGCGACAACAACGGGAACTGTATCCGTTGTCGATTTGACGACGAACACCGTAACCAAAACCATTCCAGTTGGCGTCCAACCAGAACGAATGACGGTCTCCGGCCGATACCTGTTCGTAACGAATACGAATAGCGACACCGTATCGGTCATCGATACCGATTCCAATTCAGTTGTCCAAACCATCGAGATTAAACCGTATCCGAACGCGCCAAAAGGTTCCGCGCCGAACGCAATCAAAATGATCAACGACGACCAGTTAGTCGTGAGTTTGGGTAGAGACAACGCACTCGCTGTGTACCGCTGGAATGGCCCATCCAAAGAGCCACAACTTGAGGGTCTCGTTCCCACGGCGTGGTTTCCGGTGGACATCCAAAGCGATCCGGCCAACAAACGTCTCCTCGTGGCAAACGCTGACGGCGTAGGTTCCCTTGGTCCAACGCGCACGTCGACGATTCAGGGAATTACGGCCACGGGCCACTCGTCTTATGCACAAGAGGGATCGTTATCACTGGTGCCATTCATGTCCACGAAAGACCTCGTGCAAGGCACGGAACAGGTATATGCTGATAACAACTGGTTCGGGTTGAAAAATCTCAACGCGAAGCCTCGACAACATCAAAAACCTGTCGCCATGCCAGAGCGCATTGGCGAGCCATCCACCATCAAACACGTGTTTTACATCATCAAAGAGAATCGGACGTACGACCAAGTTCTCGGCGATCTCGGCCGAGGCAACGGCGATCCCGCACTCACCCAGTTCGGCCAGACGGTGACGCCGAACTTGCACAAACTTGCCGACACGTTTCCCCTCTTGGATAACTTCTACACGTCAGGCATTCAATCAGCCAGTGGACACCAATGGGTCATGCAGGGCACGAACACAGATTACGAGGATAAAGAGACGGACACAGGTAATGTTCGCAGCTATCCCGGCGGCGCTGGTGACTCGATGGCATACGCACCGACTGGGCACCTCTGGGACGACGCTTTGAAACACAACGTGTCAGTCATTAACTTCGGGGAAGACACCACGCAGTTCAGCGGACCTGAACCGTTCGGTACATGGACCGATTGGTACAACGATTACCTAAAGCTGTCCGGTCAGCAGCAAGGCGCGCTGCATGTCCCCGTCGGTGACTACCAGGCGACAAGCGATATTCCCTCACTCAACCCCATCACGTACAAACCGTTTCCCACGTTTAACACATCCATTCCGGATCAATACCGATACGAGATCTTTAAACAAAAGTTTGACCAGTATGTAAAGGACAACAATCTGCCCCAGTTGACGACGATGTGGGTCATGGACGACCACACCTCAGGAACCACAACGGGTCTTCCCACACCGGAGGCGGCTGTTGCAGACAACGACTTAGCCGTCGGCAAAATTGTAGACCTCATCTCACACAGTCCTTACTGGAAAGACTCCGTGATCTTTGTGACAGAAGATGACGCGCAAAATGGGCTCGATCACGTCGACGGCCACCGCGAGCCCGCCTACGTCATCAGCCCTTGGGTCAAGCGGGGCGTCGTCGACAGCCACTATTGGACGGTCATCAACATGGTCCGAAGCATCGAGCAGATTCTCGGGCTGCCCCCCATGAACCAAAACGATGCTGCAGCGGCACCGATGAGTGAAATATTTACGGACAAACCCGACTTTACCCCTTATAACTTTGTTCCGAATCAGATTCCTCTCACCACCCTCAACGGAGATCCGAACTCGAACCAACCTGCACTGGCTCAAACGACAAACGTGACCTCGCAAACCAAGGAGCTTGCACGGTTGTGGACAACTTGGTCGAACCAATACAAAGCGTCGCTGAGCGGCAAGAATCCGAAACCGGATATCGCCAATGCCAATATGGAGAATCACGACATATGGTACGAAACGAAGGGGTTCGACAAACCGTACCCAGGTGACACGAAAGTCTTGACACCAGCGCAAGTGGCGGCGCAACCGCAAAGCAAAGCACCATCTCCTGCGGACAACGACTGA
- a CDS encoding uroporphyrinogen-III synthase, with translation MQGLVGKRVVLTGSRKIAELSTIVEKLGGIPVSRPAQGTVAVDPKEVELAVGELIRGGSDWIILTTGIGAEMLCQAADRMGMRDQFVNLLKRSNVAARGYKTVKYLRSLGIEPSIRDDDGTTAGLVRALDDHDLTGRRVALQLYGDSAPRLVQWLHDKQADVSEILPYRHVPPELSVVDSLLSEVIERKVDAVTFTSTSQVRFLMAYAREQSLGEQVVSAFTDVIAVAVGKVTAEALREEGISRVITPKEERMGSMIVSLARYFEEDGSASRVEQ, from the coding sequence ATGCAGGGTTTGGTTGGTAAGCGGGTTGTTCTTACGGGATCGCGCAAGATTGCTGAACTCAGTACCATCGTAGAAAAGCTGGGGGGCATTCCTGTATCACGGCCTGCGCAGGGGACGGTCGCTGTCGACCCGAAGGAAGTTGAGCTGGCCGTAGGTGAGTTGATTCGGGGCGGATCGGATTGGATCATCCTGACCACCGGTATTGGGGCAGAGATGTTGTGTCAAGCGGCGGATCGTATGGGCATGCGTGATCAGTTTGTGAATCTGCTCAAACGATCGAATGTTGCTGCCAGAGGCTACAAGACCGTTAAGTATCTGCGATCATTGGGCATTGAGCCCTCAATTCGTGACGATGACGGAACGACTGCAGGTCTTGTGAGAGCTCTCGACGATCACGACTTGACAGGACGTCGCGTGGCCCTGCAACTGTATGGCGATTCTGCACCGCGACTGGTACAGTGGTTGCACGACAAGCAAGCAGATGTATCTGAAATTCTGCCGTACAGGCATGTTCCACCTGAATTGTCTGTTGTTGATTCGTTGCTTTCAGAAGTCATAGAGCGGAAAGTGGACGCGGTGACGTTCACGAGCACATCACAGGTGCGGTTCCTGATGGCATATGCACGGGAACAGTCCTTAGGTGAGCAGGTTGTTTCTGCGTTTACGGATGTGATCGCTGTCGCAGTGGGGAAAGTTACAGCTGAAGCACTGAGGGAAGAAGGAATTTCGCGAGTCATCACGCCGAAGGAAGAGCGAATGGGAAGCATGATTGTCAGCTTGGCGCGATACTTTGAGGAAGACGGCTCCGCCAGCCGTGTTGAACAATAA
- a CDS encoding VOC family protein gives MDDFRLAGSSNKWVPKIGESELMVIDSPGQQVHEGNNVSICLATNDVERTEHIYEALQEEGTVIAPLDKTPFSPAFGSVVDKFGVTFMIVTQV, from the coding sequence ATCGATGATTTTCGGCTCGCTGGTTCGTCTAATAAGTGGGTACCAAAAATCGGTGAAAGTGAACTTATGGTGATAGATTCACCGGGTCAACAAGTTCATGAAGGAAACAACGTTAGCATCTGTCTAGCAACGAACGATGTTGAAAGAACAGAACACATTTATGAAGCCTTGCAGGAAGAAGGCACGGTGATCGCGCCCCTGGACAAAACCCCGTTCAGTCCCGCTTTTGGATCCGTCGTTGACAAGTTTGGTGTAACCTTCATGATTGTAACTCAAGTTTAA
- a CDS encoding glycosyl hydrolase family 18 protein gives MTYEWGWIGGRPMPVSPINEIQKVLNYAVTAIPRSKILMGVSVYGYDWKLPFQPGTLAESFGPQIAVQRAARYGATIHYDTASEAPYFNYVDAQGNEHIVWFEDARSFQAKLDTVRTYGLRGISFWSYPTEFPQVPYVLADNFQVRKLS, from the coding sequence ATGACCTATGAATGGGGCTGGATTGGGGGACGCCCCATGCCCGTTTCTCCCATTAACGAAATTCAAAAAGTACTAAACTATGCGGTCACGGCTATTCCACGCAGCAAAATTCTCATGGGTGTCTCCGTGTACGGATATGACTGGAAGTTACCGTTCCAGCCGGGCACTCTGGCTGAGTCATTTGGTCCCCAGATTGCTGTCCAGAGGGCTGCTAGATATGGGGCGACCATTCACTACGACACCGCGTCCGAGGCCCCGTACTTTAACTACGTGGACGCTCAAGGGAATGAACACATCGTGTGGTTCGAGGATGCTCGAAGTTTCCAAGCAAAGCTGGATACGGTACGGACATACGGTTTGCGCGGGATTAGCTTCTGGTCATACCCCACAGAGTTTCCGCAAGTCCCTTACGTCCTAGCTGACAACTTTCAGGTCCGAAAGCTGTCATGA
- a CDS encoding LysM peptidoglycan-binding domain-containing protein, whose amino-acid sequence MQIHVVQQGQSLWSLSQIYRVRVQDIAAANEITDPNQLVIGQALVIPTPPGTYVVQPGDSLYTIARMYSTSISTLATQNRITNPSQIYVGQVLRVPLRNRVAIDVNAYLTDFGTRGQQTVQQLGPHLTYLSPFSHHVGTDGRITPLNDTLVLNTAKSYGVAPLLVMSNWSGNMFSSDVAHTILNSTSLQQTVITNVLDLMKNRGYRGLNIDFEYVYPQDREAYNQFLQRVVTQLHAQGYLVSTALAPKESATQPGLLYQAHDYATHGRLAISSC is encoded by the coding sequence TTGCAAATTCACGTTGTACAACAAGGCCAGTCATTATGGTCATTGTCTCAAATATACCGCGTACGCGTCCAGGATATTGCGGCTGCAAACGAAATTACGGATCCGAACCAGTTGGTGATCGGACAGGCTTTAGTAATTCCCACACCTCCAGGTACTTACGTAGTCCAACCCGGCGACTCCCTCTATACCATCGCAAGAATGTACAGCACCTCGATCTCGACCCTGGCCACCCAAAACCGCATCACCAACCCGAGCCAGATTTACGTCGGCCAAGTACTACGGGTTCCCCTACGCAACCGAGTCGCCATTGATGTGAACGCGTACCTAACCGATTTCGGCACCCGCGGGCAGCAGACCGTCCAGCAGTTAGGCCCGCATCTCACGTATTTGAGTCCATTCAGTCACCACGTTGGAACGGATGGCAGAATCACGCCCCTAAATGACACGCTAGTACTAAACACTGCAAAGTCATACGGCGTTGCGCCGCTGCTGGTGATGAGCAACTGGTCAGGAAATATGTTTAGTTCGGACGTGGCCCACACCATCCTAAACAGCACTTCTCTCCAACAGACGGTGATCACGAACGTCTTGGATCTCATGAAGAACCGAGGATATCGCGGCCTAAATATCGACTTTGAGTACGTATATCCACAGGATCGAGAAGCATACAATCAATTTCTGCAACGCGTAGTCACACAATTACATGCACAAGGTTATCTCGTATCCACTGCATTGGCACCAAAGGAATCGGCAACACAACCGGGGTTGCTGTATCAGGCGCACGACTACGCAACACACGGACGACTTGCGATTTCGTCGTGCTGA
- a CDS encoding chemotaxis protein CheW translates to MSQYIIFELGEEKYAVEVLTVKSIEPLVRTTPVPGTKEFVKGLMNLRGEFVPVIDARQLLGMEAIEPTKESRVIVADIDGVVCGLLVDSATTVIDISDESIQSTPQMGEGAHNDYLSGVINLDGSVIAIFNVGEIVKQEATEATEVAI, encoded by the coding sequence TTGAGCCAATACATCATTTTTGAATTAGGCGAAGAAAAGTACGCTGTTGAGGTATTGACTGTAAAATCGATTGAGCCTTTAGTTCGTACGACACCGGTACCAGGGACCAAAGAGTTTGTTAAGGGCTTAATGAATCTAAGAGGCGAATTTGTTCCAGTCATTGATGCGCGGCAATTGCTAGGAATGGAAGCGATCGAACCAACCAAGGAATCTAGAGTTATCGTCGCCGACATTGATGGAGTAGTCTGCGGTTTGCTGGTGGACTCGGCGACTACCGTGATCGATATCAGTGATGAATCCATCCAGTCCACGCCGCAAATGGGAGAGGGAGCCCACAATGATTATCTGTCGGGCGTAATCAACCTTGATGGGTCTGTCATAGCCATCTTCAACGTTGGTGAAATTGTCAAGCAAGAAGCAACCGAAGCTACTGAAGTTGCAATTTAA
- a CDS encoding SDR family NAD(P)-dependent oxidoreductase — MSEKLLSGVHALVTGASSGLGYAMAHALLQEGATVAISSRSGEKLSSAVKRLRDQGLDAHELAMDVRSAESIESAADWVKSNWGNVNFLVNNAGIGMRTVNERFMFEPQPFYEVSPEGFRDLIDTNLTGYFLVSRAFAPMMVAQGSGRIVNISMNHETMRRKGFVPYGPSRAGAESLSYIMAEDLRDTGVTVNMLLPGGATLTGMLPEAYAQRFKSMPNILSPEIMARPIVYLASPQAEGITGERIVAVEFDKWLKEHGEG, encoded by the coding sequence ATGTCGGAGAAGTTATTATCAGGTGTTCACGCCCTCGTCACAGGGGCATCCAGCGGTCTGGGTTATGCGATGGCCCATGCACTCCTCCAAGAAGGGGCTACCGTGGCCATTTCATCTCGCTCCGGCGAAAAACTCTCCAGCGCTGTAAAGCGCCTGCGAGATCAGGGGCTGGACGCACACGAGTTAGCCATGGATGTTCGATCCGCCGAAAGCATCGAATCGGCAGCTGACTGGGTGAAATCCAACTGGGGTAATGTGAATTTCCTTGTGAACAACGCCGGCATCGGAATGCGTACTGTAAACGAACGGTTCATGTTTGAACCGCAACCGTTTTACGAGGTGTCGCCGGAGGGATTTCGGGATCTGATCGATACAAATTTGACGGGGTATTTTCTCGTGTCACGCGCTTTTGCGCCAATGATGGTGGCACAGGGCTCTGGACGTATCGTCAACATTTCCATGAATCACGAAACCATGCGCCGTAAAGGTTTTGTTCCGTACGGTCCGTCGCGTGCTGGAGCAGAATCGTTATCTTACATTATGGCTGAAGACTTACGTGATACGGGTGTGACGGTCAACATGCTGCTTCCGGGTGGAGCCACTCTCACGGGTATGCTCCCTGAGGCATACGCTCAACGGTTTAAGTCGATGCCAAATATTCTGTCACCGGAGATCATGGCCCGCCCCATCGTGTATCTTGCTTCGCCTCAGGCCGAAGGAATTACAGGTGAGCGCATCGTGGCTGTGGAATTCGACAAGTGGTTGAAAGAGCACGGGGAAGGATGA
- a CDS encoding VOC family protein — protein MPALTHMQTETLSMRVRIRTNVYFAVSDLDAFHTRMLQTECQVDASIKIQPWGERCFYAKDLFGNPICFVDDPTLFVG, from the coding sequence TTGCCTGCTTTGACCCACATGCAGACGGAGACGCTTTCGATGCGAGTCCGAATCCGGACCAATGTGTATTTCGCTGTTTCCGATCTCGACGCCTTCCACACCCGCATGCTACAAACAGAGTGTCAGGTAGATGCATCAATTAAAATTCAACCGTGGGGCGAACGGTGCTTTTATGCCAAGGATCTCTTTGGAAATCCCATCTGTTTTGTGGATGATCCTACGTTATTTGTCGGATAA
- a CDS encoding sigma-70 family RNA polymerase sigma factor, with translation MTEQELSMVSAEQLRPELTAYCYRMLGSIFDADDAVQDTMVRVFQGWGQFRQESSLRTWVYRIATNVCLDKLRGAKRRALPMDLSDPAVPTGVPQDILPHAEWVWPTPDITEDPADVVIRKHTVRLAFIAALQKLPPRQRAVLILNDVFQWKANETANAMGMTVAAVNSALQRARSTLSGANLTSGVLQDQDAAADRHLLDRYVDAFERYDVHALIELFQEEGSLSMPPFVMWVRGRVNLASFYETTRHHCFGSRLLPVRVNGTPAFAQYAPTASANILEPWGIHVPEINHGQIAHIHTFIDSALYPRLGLPLRIEA, from the coding sequence ATGACTGAACAGGAACTGAGTATGGTGTCGGCCGAGCAGTTGCGCCCGGAACTCACCGCGTATTGTTACAGAATGTTGGGATCCATTTTCGATGCGGATGACGCAGTTCAGGATACTATGGTCCGTGTCTTCCAGGGGTGGGGGCAGTTCCGGCAGGAATCCTCACTCCGAACTTGGGTTTATCGCATTGCCACCAACGTGTGTCTAGATAAATTGAGGGGGGCGAAGCGTCGCGCGCTGCCCATGGACTTGTCCGATCCCGCTGTCCCCACCGGGGTACCTCAAGACATTTTACCGCATGCCGAGTGGGTATGGCCGACACCTGACATCACGGAGGATCCAGCAGATGTGGTGATTCGCAAGCATACCGTTCGACTCGCCTTTATCGCTGCCCTTCAAAAATTGCCTCCTCGCCAGCGCGCTGTCCTCATTCTGAACGATGTTTTCCAATGGAAGGCCAATGAGACGGCGAATGCAATGGGGATGACTGTGGCTGCGGTCAATAGTGCGCTGCAGAGAGCTCGCTCCACCCTCAGTGGCGCAAATCTCACGTCAGGCGTGTTGCAGGATCAGGATGCCGCCGCGGATCGCCATTTGCTTGACCGATACGTCGATGCGTTCGAACGGTACGACGTACATGCCCTGATCGAACTCTTTCAGGAGGAAGGCAGCTTATCCATGCCGCCCTTTGTCATGTGGGTACGCGGACGAGTCAATCTTGCGTCATTTTATGAGACAACCCGTCATCACTGTTTTGGTTCCCGACTCTTGCCCGTCCGTGTTAACGGTACTCCAGCGTTTGCACAGTATGCACCGACCGCGTCGGCTAACATACTGGAACCATGGGGCATCCATGTGCCTGAGATTAACCACGGACAGATCGCCCACATCCACACGTTCATCGATTCCGCTTTGTATCCGAGACTCGGATTGCCCCTGCGTATAGAGGCGTAG
- a CDS encoding biotin transporter BioY: protein MRLRGLVFSALFAALFAVISLVQIHVSVIPITLETLIPVIAGGLLGAWYGALTFIIVLGLDVLGLPLIGGHGGVGVLVGPTAGFIWAWPVCAFLTGLLVSRIKSGQRFEYLWIFLAAFIFGDLISYIPGVLWMRHVVPEYRPWGKALMAGMYPFLPGDFIKTLIAALIVERVRKIYPQRRIIHGDRFVGSDSVKPGGIV, encoded by the coding sequence GTGCGATTGAGAGGTCTCGTCTTTTCTGCGCTGTTTGCGGCACTATTCGCTGTCATCAGTCTCGTTCAAATTCATGTGAGTGTCATTCCCATTACGCTTGAAACGCTTATCCCCGTCATCGCGGGTGGACTGCTAGGCGCCTGGTATGGGGCTTTGACGTTCATTATCGTACTCGGCCTTGATGTACTAGGACTTCCCCTCATCGGGGGACATGGCGGAGTTGGTGTGCTTGTCGGTCCGACGGCAGGGTTCATATGGGCTTGGCCTGTCTGCGCATTTTTAACGGGGCTGCTGGTGTCACGTATCAAGTCTGGTCAGCGTTTCGAATACTTATGGATATTCTTGGCGGCGTTTATTTTCGGCGACCTGATCAGTTACATTCCAGGAGTTCTGTGGATGCGTCACGTCGTCCCTGAATACCGCCCGTGGGGCAAGGCACTCATGGCTGGGATGTACCCATTTCTCCCAGGTGACTTTATTAAAACGCTCATCGCAGCGCTCATTGTTGAACGCGTTCGCAAAATTTATCCCCAGCGGCGGATTATCCACGGTGATCGATTCGTTGGCAGTGACTCAGTCAAACCAGGCGGGATCGTCTAA
- a CDS encoding RidA family protein, with protein sequence MTSDQRIRYVNPDNMPTPFGYSHVVEVRNGRTVYVSGQVALTKEGELVGKGDLRLQTKQVFENIKSALEAVGSNFNDVVKLTFFLTDISKMQNVRDIRDEYINTMNPPASSAVEVRKLIRDELLIEIEAIAVADL encoded by the coding sequence ATGACATCAGATCAGCGAATAAGATATGTAAATCCAGACAACATGCCAACGCCATTTGGATATTCGCATGTTGTGGAGGTTAGAAATGGTCGAACAGTGTATGTGTCTGGACAAGTTGCTCTCACCAAGGAAGGGGAACTTGTGGGTAAAGGGGATTTAAGACTGCAAACGAAGCAGGTGTTTGAAAACATAAAGTCTGCATTAGAGGCGGTAGGATCCAACTTTAACGACGTGGTAAAATTGACCTTTTTCCTAACGGACATTTCCAAAATGCAGAATGTACGTGATATTAGGGATGAGTACATCAATACAATGAATCCACCAGCAAGCTCGGCTGTTGAAGTCAGAAAGCTCATCAGGGACGAACTCTTGATTGAGATTGAGGCAATTGCGGTTGCCGACTTATAA
- a CDS encoding energy-coupling factor ABC transporter ATP-binding protein has protein sequence MSKIILHVDHISVQRYGQDHPVLDDVTVQFKAGQLVALCGHNGAGKTTLARAMLGLIPLANGTIYVEGQPLDRNISHDVQMVFQPPMAQIIGDTVFEELAITLLQRDACLPSNQLAQLVTDACRRVGLHVPLTRGIRELSGGELQRLCIAQALLSEAKILILDEALSSLDPDARTHLRQHLRRLAKESNTTLLMISHDMEDVLAADRVLVMEQGRLIHDGTPIDFFYGNSSDTDGTESPCESFGFEPPYLVQTARAYSRRTGHALTPVDEHQFVEELSNVTVPS, from the coding sequence TTGTCCAAAATAATCCTTCATGTTGACCATATATCTGTCCAACGGTATGGACAGGATCATCCCGTCCTGGACGATGTCACGGTGCAATTCAAGGCCGGCCAACTTGTAGCCCTGTGCGGCCACAACGGTGCTGGTAAGACGACGCTCGCGCGGGCCATGCTGGGACTCATCCCCCTCGCGAACGGAACGATTTACGTCGAGGGTCAGCCGCTGGATCGAAACATCTCACACGACGTGCAAATGGTGTTTCAGCCACCCATGGCTCAGATCATCGGCGACACGGTGTTTGAGGAACTGGCCATCACGCTTCTCCAGCGAGATGCGTGCTTGCCGAGTAACCAGCTCGCGCAGCTGGTGACCGATGCGTGTCGCCGCGTTGGCCTTCACGTCCCCCTAACCAGAGGGATACGGGAGCTATCTGGGGGCGAACTGCAGCGTCTGTGCATTGCCCAGGCCCTCTTGTCCGAGGCAAAGATACTCATTCTGGATGAGGCACTCTCCTCACTCGATCCCGACGCTCGCACCCACCTTCGCCAACACTTGCGACGCCTCGCGAAGGAGTCCAACACGACACTGCTCATGATTTCCCATGATATGGAGGATGTCTTAGCGGCGGATAGAGTTCTGGTGATGGAACAAGGTCGATTGATTCATGATGGCACGCCTATTGACTTCTTTTACGGCAACTCTTCGGACACAGACGGAACCGAATCTCCGTGCGAATCGTTCGGCTTTGAGCCGCCGTATCTCGTGCAGACGGCAAGAGCATACAGCCGTCGCACTGGTCACGCGCTTACCCCAGTGGACGAACATCAATTTGTGGAGGAGCTTTCCAATGTCACTGTGCCTTCGTGA
- the gloA2 gene encoding SMU1112c/YaeR family gloxylase I-like metalloprotein has product MKLNRIHHVAIICSDYERSKAFYTNVLGLQIIEETYRAERQSYKLDLRLTNGDQIELFSFPDRPARPSYPEALGLRHLAFQVDDIEQAVAELEEKGIVVETIRVDAVTGKRFTFFEDPDKLPLELYEK; this is encoded by the coding sequence ATGAAACTGAATCGAATCCATCACGTGGCCATTATTTGCTCGGATTATGAGAGATCAAAAGCGTTCTATACAAATGTACTGGGTTTGCAAATCATTGAGGAGACATACCGCGCGGAAAGGCAGTCCTACAAACTTGATTTGAGACTCACTAATGGCGACCAAATTGAGCTCTTCTCATTTCCGGATCGTCCCGCGCGGCCGAGCTATCCAGAGGCACTGGGCCTCAGACATCTTGCCTTTCAAGTGGACGATATCGAGCAAGCAGTTGCAGAGTTGGAAGAGAAGGGGATTGTGGTCGAGACGATACGAGTCGACGCTGTGACGGGCAAACGATTTACTTTCTTCGAGGACCCGGACAAGCTCCCTCTCGAACTGTACGAGAAGTGA